In a single window of the Cupriavidus sp. P-10 genome:
- a CDS encoding efflux RND transporter periplasmic adaptor subunit, protein MPVLCPVPEVAAAATLFDTKSLRRARFGRAWRLGRLGRFAIAALVAVSAVTVAGCGKKAEPAPEVRPVRLMQLSPHSGKTAFEFSGDVRPRVESRLGFRVGGKIAARLVDVGAVVTRGQPLARLDPTDLSLAEAGSRAQFEAAKTDRDLAASDLKRYNDLYAKGFISAAEQHRRQASFEAADSRLRQAQAGLRSQANQTAYAVLHADADGVVTAIDAEVGQVVTPGQPVVRVAQTAEKEVAIGLPEDQVDLLRGITDVSIHTWAEPQRALPGRVREIAAAADPVTRTYATRVTIPNPPADLKLGMTAVVTFVRTGATPAIRVPLTALLQEQGRNQVWIYDAAAGTVKPVTVTLGDAVGNEVEVRQGLAPGQTIVTAGVHLLRPGQKVRPLQTVAPASAPTPAPTAAPTAGPKQG, encoded by the coding sequence GCGCTTCGCAATTGCCGCGCTGGTGGCCGTTTCCGCCGTCACGGTCGCGGGCTGCGGCAAGAAGGCCGAGCCGGCGCCCGAGGTCCGCCCGGTGCGCCTGATGCAGCTCAGCCCGCACAGCGGCAAGACCGCCTTCGAGTTTTCCGGCGACGTGCGCCCGCGCGTCGAATCGCGGCTGGGGTTCCGCGTGGGTGGCAAGATCGCCGCCCGCCTGGTGGACGTGGGTGCCGTCGTCACCAGAGGCCAGCCGCTGGCCCGGCTCGATCCGACCGACCTTTCCCTGGCCGAAGCAGGCTCGCGCGCCCAGTTCGAAGCGGCGAAAACCGACCGCGACCTCGCCGCGTCAGACCTGAAGCGCTACAACGACCTGTATGCCAAGGGCTTTATCAGCGCCGCGGAACAGCACCGTCGCCAGGCCAGTTTCGAGGCGGCCGACTCGCGCCTGCGCCAGGCTCAGGCCGGCCTGCGCAGCCAGGCCAACCAGACCGCCTACGCCGTGCTGCATGCCGATGCCGACGGCGTGGTCACGGCCATCGATGCCGAGGTGGGCCAGGTCGTCACCCCGGGCCAGCCGGTGGTGCGCGTGGCCCAGACCGCGGAGAAGGAAGTGGCGATCGGCCTGCCGGAAGACCAGGTCGACCTGCTGCGCGGCATTACCGACGTCAGCATCCATACCTGGGCCGAGCCGCAGCGCGCGCTGCCCGGCCGCGTGCGCGAGATCGCCGCCGCGGCCGACCCGGTCACCCGCACCTATGCCACCCGCGTCACCATTCCCAATCCGCCGGCCGACCTCAAGCTCGGCATGACGGCCGTGGTGACGTTCGTACGCACCGGCGCCACGCCCGCGATCCGCGTGCCGCTGACGGCGCTGCTGCAGGAACAGGGCCGCAACCAGGTGTGGATCTACGACGCTGCCGCCGGCACGGTCAAGCCGGTCACGGTGACGCTGGGCGACGCCGTCGGCAACGAGGTGGAAGTGCGCCAGGGGCTGGCACCGGGCCAGACCATCGTCACCGCAGGCGTGCACCTGCTGCGCCCGGGTCAGAAGGTGCGGCCGCTGCAGACCGTCGCGCCCGCTTCCGCGCCGACCCCGGCCCCGACAGCGGCTCCGACAGCGGGCCCTAAGCAGGGCTGA
- a CDS encoding acyl-CoA dehydrogenase family protein: MSHLLDAFRLTAPPPAAEAFRAEVKRFLAEHLPPATSDIRARSWMGFDAGFSRLLAQRGWVGVTLPAGYGGAGMDAWHRFVLVEELLAAGAPVAAHWVGDRQSGPLILKYGTPAQKDFYLPRICNGSAFFCIGMSEPNSGSDLASVRTRATRCADGSGWRLSGRKVWTTNAHHCHYMIALVRSSGVPEDRQKGLSQFIVDLAAPGVTVRPIADLTGDAHFSEVTFDDVFLPDGALVGEEGSGWEQVTAELAFERSGPERLYSSIVLMDRWIRSLRAGQPCDAGAALLGSFVTQLATLRCLSLAVTARLARGESPIVEAALVKDLGTGFEQSIPALLEAVISANPAAMPDEELVRTVAFLSQISPTFSLRGGTREVLRGMIARGLGLR, encoded by the coding sequence ATGAGCCATTTGCTGGATGCCTTCCGGCTGACCGCGCCGCCGCCGGCGGCGGAAGCCTTTCGCGCCGAGGTGAAGCGCTTCCTGGCGGAGCACCTGCCGCCAGCCACTTCCGATATCCGCGCGCGTTCGTGGATGGGTTTCGATGCCGGCTTCAGCCGGCTGCTGGCGCAGCGCGGCTGGGTCGGCGTGACGCTGCCGGCCGGCTACGGCGGCGCGGGCATGGATGCCTGGCACCGCTTCGTGCTGGTGGAAGAACTGCTGGCCGCGGGCGCGCCGGTGGCGGCGCATTGGGTGGGCGACCGCCAGAGCGGCCCGCTGATCCTGAAGTACGGCACGCCGGCGCAAAAGGATTTTTACCTGCCGCGCATCTGCAATGGCAGCGCCTTCTTCTGCATCGGCATGAGCGAGCCCAACTCGGGCTCGGACCTGGCCAGCGTGCGCACCCGCGCCACGCGCTGCGCGGACGGGAGCGGCTGGCGCCTGAGCGGCCGCAAGGTCTGGACCACCAACGCGCACCACTGCCACTACATGATCGCGCTGGTGCGCTCTTCCGGGGTCCCGGAAGACCGCCAGAAGGGACTGTCGCAGTTCATCGTCGACCTGGCAGCCCCCGGCGTCACCGTGCGACCGATCGCGGACCTGACCGGCGACGCGCATTTCTCGGAAGTCACGTTCGACGACGTGTTCCTGCCCGACGGCGCGCTGGTAGGCGAGGAAGGCAGCGGCTGGGAGCAGGTCACGGCCGAACTGGCTTTTGAGCGCAGCGGCCCCGAGCGGCTGTATTCCAGCATCGTGCTGATGGATCGCTGGATCCGGTCGCTGCGCGCCGGCCAGCCGTGCGACGCCGGCGCCGCGCTGCTCGGCAGCTTCGTCACGCAGCTTGCCACGCTGCGCTGCCTGTCGCTGGCGGTCACGGCGCGGCTGGCACGCGGCGAGAGCCCGATCGTGGAAGCAGCGCTGGTGAAGGACCTGGGCACCGGGTTCGAGCAGTCTATCCCCGCCCTGCTGGAAGCGGTGATCAGCGCCAACCCCGCTGCGATGCCGGATGAGGAACTGGTCCGCACCGTGGCCTTCCTGAGCCAGATCTCGCCCACCTTTTCGCTGCGCGGCGGCACGCGCGAGGTGTTGCGCGGAATGATCGCGCGCGGCCTCGGGCTGCGCTGA
- a CDS encoding acyl-CoA synthetase, protein MNPTPKYLGDHAALTPGKPAAINGTTGEVLTYRELDERSNRFAQYLHALGLRRGDHIAMVLENNMRCFELCWAALRSGLLITPVNRFLTAPEAAYIIEDSQARVLVTSYAMRELAAQLSDLMPTCHGRLMLDGTIAGWDSYEQAIAAHPAECLAEEWMGGTMIYSSGTTGRPKGIVRAQPAGYVTEGSGSPRRAQFVRYGFDADTVYLSPAPLYHTAPLGYGLETQFGGGTVVFMEKFDALEALRLIERYRVTHSQWVPTMFIRMLKLEPAQRAGIDLSSHRVAIHAAAPCPQEIKRQMIDWWGPIVHEYYAATEGNGVATLNTEEWLAHPGSVGKALVGVLRICDDEGNEVAVGESGLVYFERDALPFHYHNDPDKTRAAQHPRHAAWTSVGDIGRLDEDGYLYLTDRKAFMIISGGVNIYPQAIEDALAVHPSVGDAAVIGVPNAEMGEEVKAIVEPARGIAPSAELAETLLEYLRGKVARYMVPRSIDFIDTMPRLPTGKLYKQSLRERYWNAQ, encoded by the coding sequence ATGAATCCGACACCCAAGTATCTGGGCGACCACGCCGCCCTCACCCCCGGCAAGCCCGCCGCCATCAACGGCACCACCGGCGAGGTGCTGACCTATCGCGAACTCGATGAGCGCTCGAACCGCTTCGCGCAATACCTGCATGCGCTCGGCCTGCGCCGCGGCGACCACATCGCGATGGTGCTCGAGAACAATATGCGCTGCTTCGAGCTGTGCTGGGCGGCCCTGCGCTCGGGCCTGCTGATCACGCCCGTCAACCGCTTCCTGACCGCACCGGAAGCCGCCTACATCATCGAGGACAGCCAGGCCCGGGTGTTGGTGACCTCCTACGCCATGCGCGAGCTGGCCGCCCAGCTGTCGGACCTGATGCCGACGTGCCACGGCCGCCTGATGCTGGACGGCACCATTGCCGGCTGGGACAGCTACGAGCAGGCCATTGCCGCGCATCCGGCCGAGTGCCTGGCCGAGGAATGGATGGGCGGCACCATGATCTACAGCTCCGGCACCACCGGCCGGCCCAAGGGCATCGTGCGCGCGCAGCCAGCTGGCTACGTGACCGAAGGCTCGGGCTCGCCGCGCCGGGCCCAGTTCGTCCGCTATGGCTTCGATGCCGACACCGTCTACCTGTCGCCGGCGCCGCTCTATCACACCGCGCCGCTCGGCTACGGGCTGGAGACGCAGTTCGGCGGCGGCACCGTGGTCTTCATGGAGAAGTTCGATGCGCTCGAGGCGCTGCGCCTGATCGAACGCTACCGCGTCACCCACAGCCAGTGGGTGCCGACCATGTTCATCCGCATGCTCAAGCTGGAGCCGGCGCAGCGCGCGGGCATCGACCTGTCCAGCCACCGCGTGGCGATCCACGCCGCCGCGCCCTGCCCGCAGGAAATCAAGCGCCAGATGATCGACTGGTGGGGCCCGATCGTGCACGAGTATTACGCCGCCACCGAAGGCAATGGCGTGGCCACGCTCAACACCGAGGAGTGGCTGGCGCACCCGGGCTCGGTCGGCAAGGCGCTGGTGGGCGTGCTACGCATCTGCGACGACGAAGGCAACGAAGTGGCCGTCGGCGAGAGCGGACTGGTGTACTTCGAGCGCGATGCGCTGCCGTTCCACTACCACAACGACCCCGACAAGACCCGCGCCGCGCAGCATCCGCGCCATGCCGCCTGGACCTCGGTCGGCGACATCGGCCGGCTGGATGAAGACGGCTACCTGTACCTCACGGACCGCAAGGCCTTCATGATCATCTCGGGCGGCGTCAACATCTATCCGCAGGCGATCGAAGACGCGCTGGCGGTGCATCCGAGCGTCGGCGACGCCGCCGTGATCGGCGTGCCCAACGCCGAGATGGGCGAAGAGGTCAAGGCGATCGTCGAGCCGGCCAGGGGCATCGCGCCCTCCGCCGAGCTGGCCGAGACCCTGCTCGAATACCTGCGCGGCAAGGTAGCCCGCTACATGGTGCCGCGCTCGATCGACTTTATCGACACCATGCCGCGCCTGCCGACCGGCAAGCTGTACAAGCAGTCGCTGCGCGAGCGCTACTGGAATGCACAGTGA
- a CDS encoding acyl-CoA dehydrogenase family protein → MFIEAIEDILRDHATPAALRAIEAGASPAPLWAALADAGFLELMAPEAAGGAALSLPAVAPIFTAFGRHAVPVPAAQSIAARALLAPTGRQAPAGMITLAGQCVRATDGTITAPLLPFGTLADWVLANVEGGMLLLDASLARRQPTGVRGSLVATLTWPVQDLPGPVGDHGERVRDFSAAIHAAAIAGAMGRVFDMTLQYCNDRAQFGKSIGKFQAVQHQLSVMAQHVAAAGIAAELAFAGDRGTPARMPAAIAKARTSTAVPLVAATAHALHGAIGVTEEYDLQLYTRRLHEWRMADGSEAYWNRILGQSLLAQPGSTMTDFVRESLCA, encoded by the coding sequence ATGTTTATCGAAGCCATCGAAGATATCCTGCGCGACCATGCCACCCCCGCGGCGCTGCGCGCCATCGAGGCCGGCGCATCGCCCGCGCCGTTGTGGGCCGCGCTGGCCGATGCCGGGTTCCTGGAGCTGATGGCGCCGGAAGCGGCGGGAGGCGCGGCGCTGTCGCTGCCGGCGGTCGCGCCGATCTTCACCGCTTTCGGCCGCCATGCGGTGCCGGTGCCGGCGGCGCAATCGATCGCGGCGCGCGCGCTGCTGGCGCCCACGGGCAGGCAGGCGCCAGCCGGCATGATTACGCTCGCGGGCCAGTGCGTGCGCGCCACCGATGGCACCATCACCGCGCCCCTGCTGCCCTTCGGCACGCTGGCTGACTGGGTACTGGCCAATGTGGAGGGTGGCATGCTGCTGCTCGACGCCAGCCTGGCCCGGCGCCAGCCGACCGGCGTGCGTGGCAGCCTGGTTGCCACGCTGACCTGGCCCGTGCAGGACCTGCCGGGACCAGTGGGCGACCACGGCGAGCGCGTGCGCGACTTCAGCGCCGCCATCCACGCCGCCGCCATCGCCGGCGCGATGGGCCGCGTCTTCGACATGACGCTGCAGTACTGCAACGACCGCGCCCAGTTCGGCAAGTCGATCGGCAAGTTCCAGGCGGTGCAGCACCAGCTCAGCGTGATGGCGCAGCACGTGGCGGCCGCTGGCATCGCGGCGGAACTGGCCTTCGCTGGCGACCGCGGCACTCCCGCCCGCATGCCGGCGGCCATCGCCAAGGCCCGCACCAGCACGGCGGTACCGCTGGTGGCCGCTACCGCGCATGCGCTGCACGGCGCCATCGGCGTGACCGAGGAATACGACCTGCAGCTGTACACCCGGCGCCTGCATGAGTGGCGCATGGCGGACGGCTCGGAGGCGTACTGGAACCGGATCCTTGGCCAGTCGCTGCTGGCGCAGCCAGGGAGCACCATGACCGACTTCGTTCGCGAATCGCTCTGCGCCTGA
- a CDS encoding efflux RND transporter permease subunit, translating to MDHSRFNLSRWALEHQPLTRYLLVVLLLGGLLAFFQLGQDEDPPFTFRVMVVQAFWPGATAEQIAVQVTDKIERQLQEVPYADKIRSFSKPGETTVIFQLKDTSPARETGQIWYTVRKKIGDIQQTLPAGVRGPFFNDEFGDVYGTIYALSADGFNYKELREYADLVRQELLRVPSVAKVSLIGLQDEKVYIEFNQARFAQLGLDINAIADQISQQNNLTGSGVLVTPSDNLQVRLSGQFASVEDLENLVLRGPNGIANIRLGDIAHVYRGYVDPTQTRMRFNGKDVIGLGISMQKGGDIIQLGKDLRAAFEKLRGQLPVGIEMDQVQDQPKAVRQSVGEFVRVLIEAVVIVLAVSFVALGLHTRPLRLDVRPGLVVALTIPLVLAVTFLFMHIFGIGLHKISLGALIVALGLLVDDAIIAVEMMVRKLEEGFSKMEAATFAYTSTAMPMLTGTLITAAGFLPVGLARSTVGEYTFAIFAVTALALVLSWLAAVYFTPYLGYLLLKTRGPGAGEHHEVFDTPFYARFRRLVDWCVSWRKLVIAVTLVTFALGIYAFKFVEKQFFPDSSRPELMVELWMPEGTSFAQMEAEAKRFERLVGKDKQVESLTTFVGTGAPRFYLPLDQIFPQSNVAQVIVMPVSTEVRDALRRRIITLLDTEFPYLRGRVKLLPNGPPVAYPVQFRVIGPEAGAVRQLADQVKAMMRANPNTVGVNDNWNENVKMLRLEIDQDKARALGVTTSAIARVTQTVLTGVQVGQYRDGDKLIEILMRTPRNERDAISDLNNVLVPTNAGRTVPLTQVARVALKSEPGVVWRENRDFGVTVQADVVDGIQGPTVTAQINPQLDKLRAQLPAGYRITVAGAEEESGKAGASIAAQLPLCIFLIFTLLMLQLHSFSRALMVFLTGPLGLIGAAATLLLLRAPMGFVAQLGITALLGMIIRNSVILVDQIEQDISAGVPPWTAIVEAAVRRFRPIILTAAAAVLAMIPLSRSMFWGPMAVAIMGGLIIATVLTLLFLPALYAAWFRVKRPEGGVSTLAG from the coding sequence ATGGATCATTCCCGCTTCAACCTGTCGCGCTGGGCGCTCGAGCACCAGCCGCTGACCCGTTACCTGCTGGTGGTGCTGCTGCTGGGCGGCCTGCTGGCGTTCTTCCAGCTGGGGCAGGACGAGGACCCGCCCTTTACCTTCCGCGTGATGGTGGTGCAGGCATTCTGGCCGGGCGCCACCGCCGAGCAGATCGCGGTGCAGGTGACCGACAAGATCGAGCGCCAGCTGCAGGAAGTGCCTTATGCGGACAAGATCCGCAGCTTCTCCAAGCCGGGCGAAACCACGGTGATCTTCCAGCTCAAGGACACCTCGCCGGCCAGGGAAACCGGGCAGATCTGGTACACCGTGCGCAAGAAGATCGGCGATATCCAGCAGACGCTGCCCGCGGGCGTGCGCGGGCCGTTCTTCAACGACGAGTTCGGCGACGTCTACGGCACCATCTATGCGCTGTCGGCCGATGGCTTCAACTACAAGGAACTGCGCGAGTACGCGGACCTGGTGCGGCAGGAACTGCTGCGCGTGCCGTCGGTGGCCAAGGTGTCGCTGATCGGACTGCAGGACGAAAAGGTCTACATCGAGTTCAACCAGGCGCGCTTTGCCCAGCTCGGGCTCGACATCAATGCCATCGCCGACCAGATCTCGCAGCAGAACAACCTGACCGGCAGCGGCGTGCTGGTCACGCCGAGCGACAACCTGCAGGTGCGCCTGTCCGGCCAGTTCGCCAGTGTCGAGGACCTGGAGAACCTGGTGCTGCGCGGGCCCAACGGCATCGCCAATATCCGTCTTGGCGATATCGCGCACGTGTACCGCGGCTATGTCGACCCGACCCAGACCCGCATGCGCTTCAACGGCAAGGACGTGATCGGGCTTGGCATATCGATGCAGAAGGGCGGCGACATCATCCAGCTCGGCAAGGACCTGCGCGCGGCCTTCGAGAAGCTGCGCGGCCAGCTGCCGGTCGGCATCGAGATGGACCAGGTGCAGGACCAGCCCAAGGCGGTCAGGCAATCGGTGGGCGAGTTCGTGCGCGTGCTGATCGAAGCCGTGGTAATCGTGCTGGCCGTCAGCTTCGTCGCGCTGGGTTTGCATACGCGGCCGCTGCGGCTGGATGTGCGGCCCGGGCTGGTGGTGGCGCTGACGATTCCGCTGGTGCTCGCGGTGACCTTCCTGTTCATGCACATCTTCGGCATCGGCCTGCACAAGATCTCGCTGGGCGCGTTGATCGTGGCGCTGGGGCTGCTGGTCGACGACGCCATCATCGCGGTCGAGATGATGGTGCGCAAGCTGGAAGAGGGCTTCTCCAAGATGGAGGCGGCCACCTTTGCCTATACCTCGACGGCGATGCCGATGCTGACCGGCACGCTGATCACGGCGGCGGGCTTCCTGCCGGTCGGGCTGGCGCGGTCGACGGTGGGCGAGTACACCTTCGCGATCTTTGCCGTGACCGCGCTGGCGCTGGTGCTGTCGTGGCTGGCGGCAGTGTATTTCACGCCTTACCTCGGCTACCTGCTGCTCAAGACGCGTGGGCCGGGCGCCGGCGAGCATCATGAGGTGTTCGATACGCCGTTCTACGCGCGCTTCCGCCGGCTGGTGGACTGGTGCGTGAGCTGGCGCAAGCTCGTGATCGCAGTCACGCTGGTAACGTTCGCGCTCGGCATCTATGCCTTCAAGTTTGTCGAGAAGCAGTTCTTCCCCGACTCCAGCCGGCCCGAACTGATGGTGGAGCTGTGGATGCCGGAAGGCACCAGCTTTGCCCAGATGGAAGCCGAGGCCAAGCGCTTCGAGCGGCTGGTGGGCAAGGACAAGCAGGTGGAGAGCCTGACCACCTTCGTCGGCACCGGCGCGCCGCGCTTCTACCTGCCGCTCGACCAGATCTTCCCGCAGAGCAACGTGGCGCAGGTGATCGTGATGCCGGTCAGCACCGAGGTGCGCGATGCGCTGCGCCGTCGCATCATCACGCTGCTCGACACCGAATTCCCATACCTGCGCGGCCGCGTCAAGCTGCTGCCGAACGGGCCGCCGGTGGCGTATCCGGTGCAGTTCCGCGTGATCGGCCCGGAGGCGGGCGCAGTGCGCCAGCTGGCCGACCAGGTAAAGGCCATGATGCGCGCGAACCCGAACACGGTCGGCGTCAATGACAACTGGAACGAGAACGTCAAGATGCTGCGCCTGGAGATCGACCAGGACAAGGCACGCGCGCTGGGCGTCACCACCAGCGCGATCGCACGCGTGACGCAGACCGTCCTGACCGGCGTGCAGGTAGGCCAGTACCGCGACGGCGACAAGCTGATCGAGATCCTGATGCGCACGCCGCGCAACGAGCGAGATGCCATTTCCGACCTGAACAACGTGCTGGTGCCGACCAATGCCGGCCGCACCGTGCCGCTGACGCAGGTGGCTCGCGTGGCGCTGAAGTCCGAGCCCGGCGTGGTCTGGCGCGAGAACCGCGACTTCGGCGTGACCGTGCAGGCGGACGTGGTCGACGGCATCCAGGGCCCGACCGTGACCGCGCAGATCAACCCGCAGCTGGACAAGCTGCGCGCGCAGCTGCCGGCAGGCTACCGCATCACCGTGGCCGGCGCGGAAGAAGAAAGCGGCAAGGCCGGCGCGTCGATCGCCGCGCAGCTGCCGCTGTGCATCTTCCTGATCTTCACGCTGCTGATGCTGCAGCTGCACAGCTTCTCGCGCGCGCTGATGGTGTTCCTGACCGGGCCGCTGGGCCTGATCGGCGCCGCCGCGACGCTGCTGCTGCTGCGCGCGCCGATGGGGTTCGTGGCGCAACTGGGCATTACCGCGCTGCTGGGCATGATCATCCGCAACTCGGTGATCCTGGTCGACCAGATCGAGCAGGACATCAGCGCGGGCGTGCCGCCCTGGACCGCCATTGTCGAGGCCGCGGTACGCCGATTCCGCCCGATCATCCTGACCGCCGCCGCGGCGGTGCTGGCGATGATTCCGCTGTCGCGCTCGATGTTCTGGGGGCCGATGGCGGTGGCGATCATGGGCGGGCTGATCATCGCCACCGTGCTGACGCTGCTGTTCCTGCCGGCGCTGTACGCGGCGTGGTTCCGCGTCAAGCGGCCGGAGGGCGGTGTCTCGACGCTGGCCGGCTGA
- a CDS encoding NAD(P)H-dependent flavin oxidoreductase has protein sequence MQAAFRTRITELLSIRHPILLGGMHHLGESRIVAAMVNAGAMGFITARSFASPGALRDDLRRCRDLTGGQPFGVNLTLARRPDHNRHVQAWIDVALNEGVRCFETAGGSPEGLVEPIHQGGGIVIHKCPSVRHALSAERLGVDAVTLVGMEEGGHPGANQLPTFVNGAFALPRLRVPLLLGGGIGNGRQIAAALAMGADGVVMGSRFMVAAEIRAHAALKQRIVESDQHCSTAILGTLGDTWRVLANDAAREVQRLEAAGARSHAEFGDLILSSRTRQRVYADGEVEAGIVSLGPAGGFCDAITPAAQIVAGLMREAAQAAAAFTATFSGHRCAD, from the coding sequence ATGCAAGCTGCATTCCGTACCCGCATCACCGAGTTGCTGTCGATCCGCCACCCGATCCTGCTGGGCGGCATGCACCACCTGGGCGAGTCGCGCATCGTCGCTGCCATGGTCAACGCCGGCGCCATGGGCTTCATCACGGCGCGCTCGTTCGCTTCACCGGGTGCGCTGCGCGACGACCTGCGCCGCTGCCGCGACCTGACCGGCGGGCAACCGTTCGGCGTCAACCTGACACTGGCGCGCCGGCCGGATCACAACCGCCATGTGCAGGCGTGGATCGATGTGGCGCTGAATGAAGGCGTGCGCTGTTTCGAGACTGCCGGGGGCTCGCCGGAAGGGCTGGTCGAGCCCATCCACCAGGGCGGCGGCATCGTGATCCACAAGTGCCCGAGCGTGCGGCATGCGCTGAGCGCCGAACGGCTCGGCGTGGACGCGGTCACGCTGGTCGGCATGGAGGAAGGCGGGCACCCGGGCGCGAACCAGCTGCCGACCTTTGTCAACGGCGCCTTTGCGCTGCCAAGGCTGCGCGTGCCGCTGTTGCTGGGCGGCGGCATCGGCAACGGCCGCCAGATCGCTGCCGCACTCGCAATGGGCGCCGACGGCGTGGTGATGGGCAGCCGCTTCATGGTGGCCGCCGAGATCCGCGCGCATGCGGCGCTCAAGCAGCGCATCGTCGAATCCGACCAGCACTGCTCCACCGCGATCCTCGGCACGCTCGGCGACACCTGGCGGGTGCTGGCCAACGACGCGGCGCGCGAAGTGCAGCGGCTGGAAGCCGCCGGGGCCCGCAGCCATGCGGAATTCGGCGACCTGATCCTGTCGTCGCGTACACGGCAGCGCGTCTATGCCGACGGCGAGGTCGAAGCGGGCATCGTCTCGCTGGGCCCGGCCGGCGGCTTCTGCGACGCGATCACGCCGGCCGCGCAGATCGTGGCCGGGCTGATGCGGGAGGCGGCGCAGGCGGCCGCGGCCTTCACCGCAACTTTCTCAGGACACCGTTGCGCGGACTGA
- a CDS encoding SDR family oxidoreductase — protein MSQLCRDRVVVITGAGRGIGRKYALEFARQGAKVVVNDLGGRGDGSGAASGPAQEVVAEIRAAGGEAIANFDDVADWAGAERMIRAAIDTFGGLDVLVNNAGILRDRTLANMTEDDWDSVIRVHMRGTFAPSRHAAAYWREESKAGRQRAARLINTSSSSGLYCNPGQANYGAAKAGIAAMSVIAARELDRYGVTVNAIYPTAMSRLTEDIFARRRDEFTAGAAPGFDPLDAGNIAPLVAWLGSVESGEVTGRVFGVRGGRITVAEGWHAGPRIDKEGRWDATELGRHIPALVRQAAANADTSGEITAA, from the coding sequence ATGTCACAGCTTTGCAGGGACCGCGTTGTCGTCATCACCGGGGCCGGCCGCGGCATCGGGCGCAAATACGCGCTGGAGTTCGCCCGCCAGGGCGCGAAAGTGGTGGTCAATGACCTCGGCGGCCGCGGCGACGGCAGCGGTGCCGCCAGCGGCCCGGCCCAGGAAGTGGTGGCCGAGATCCGCGCCGCCGGCGGCGAGGCGATCGCCAATTTCGACGACGTGGCCGACTGGGCCGGTGCCGAACGCATGATCCGCGCCGCCATCGATACCTTTGGCGGGCTCGACGTGCTGGTCAACAACGCCGGCATCCTGCGCGACCGCACGCTGGCCAACATGACCGAGGACGACTGGGATTCGGTCATCCGCGTGCACATGCGCGGCACCTTCGCGCCATCGCGGCATGCTGCCGCCTACTGGCGCGAGGAATCCAAGGCAGGCCGCCAGCGCGCGGCGAGGCTGATCAACACCAGTTCCTCCTCCGGTCTCTACTGCAACCCCGGCCAGGCCAACTACGGCGCGGCCAAGGCCGGCATTGCCGCGATGTCGGTGATCGCCGCGCGCGAGCTGGACCGCTACGGCGTCACCGTCAACGCGATTTATCCCACCGCGATGAGCCGGCTGACCGAGGACATCTTTGCCAGGCGGCGCGACGAGTTCACCGCGGGCGCCGCGCCCGGCTTCGATCCGCTCGACGCCGGCAACATCGCGCCGCTGGTGGCGTGGCTCGGCAGCGTTGAATCCGGCGAGGTGACCGGGCGCGTGTTCGGCGTGCGCGGCGGCCGCATCACCGTGGCCGAAGGCTGGCATGCCGGCCCGCGCATCGACAAGGAGGGTCGCTGGGACGCCACGGAACTCGGCCGCCACATCCCCGCGCTGGTCCGCCAGGCGGCGGCCAACGCCGACACGTCGGGCGAGATCACTGCCGCCTGA